From Streptosporangium album, the proteins below share one genomic window:
- a CDS encoding DUF1116 domain-containing protein, with the protein MTLPMLSGEPRVITVGAEILGEALDAQAVPRVGVDWRPPMPGTAGDLARVLSDPRRDRANATAVGRLVSARPQLVAVRPAHEVLDLPRGTFLHAGPPIDWERASGPMRGALVGAMLLEGLAADAGEAGERLAAGGARLEPCHRHRTVGPMAGVVSPSMWMFEVRDAEHGGTAYCSLNEGLGKVLRYGAYGPEVLTRLRWMDEVLGPVLRATLERTGPLDLRALTAQALQMGDELHNRNRAATSLLMRELAPGIVDAAPGHAAEVLRFVNGNDHFFLNAGMAACKVSADAARDVPGSTMVVAMARNGTDFGVQVSGLGDRWFTGPAGVPDGLYLGAYGPADANPDIGDSTITETAGLGGFAMAAAPAIVRFVGGDVSDAMAATRSMYEITLAEHPAYQIPALDFRGTPVGVDVTLVARTGLLPTVNTGIAGRVAGTGQVGAGLVSPPASAFTAALTALAEAADPGGGSVK; encoded by the coding sequence ATGACGCTGCCCATGCTCTCCGGAGAGCCCCGGGTGATCACGGTCGGGGCCGAGATCCTCGGCGAGGCCCTGGACGCGCAGGCGGTGCCCAGGGTGGGGGTGGACTGGCGCCCGCCGATGCCCGGCACCGCCGGCGACCTGGCCCGGGTGCTCTCCGACCCGCGCAGGGACCGCGCCAACGCCACGGCCGTGGGCCGCCTGGTGTCCGCGCGGCCCCAGCTCGTCGCCGTACGGCCCGCGCACGAGGTGCTGGACCTGCCCCGGGGCACGTTCCTGCACGCGGGACCGCCGATCGACTGGGAACGGGCGTCGGGCCCGATGCGTGGCGCGCTCGTCGGGGCGATGCTGCTGGAGGGGCTGGCCGCCGACGCGGGAGAGGCCGGCGAGCGGCTGGCGGCCGGAGGCGCCCGGCTGGAACCCTGCCATCGTCATCGGACGGTGGGCCCGATGGCGGGCGTGGTCAGCCCGTCGATGTGGATGTTCGAGGTCCGTGACGCCGAACACGGCGGCACCGCCTACTGCTCGCTCAACGAGGGCCTGGGCAAGGTGCTGCGCTACGGCGCCTACGGTCCGGAGGTGCTGACGCGGCTGCGCTGGATGGACGAGGTGCTCGGCCCCGTCCTGCGGGCCACCCTGGAGCGGACCGGACCGCTGGATCTGCGGGCGCTGACCGCGCAGGCCCTGCAGATGGGCGACGAGCTGCACAACCGCAACCGGGCCGCCACCTCGCTGCTGATGCGGGAGCTGGCTCCGGGGATCGTGGACGCCGCCCCCGGCCACGCGGCCGAGGTGCTGCGTTTCGTCAACGGCAACGACCACTTCTTCCTCAACGCGGGCATGGCGGCGTGCAAGGTGAGCGCGGACGCGGCCAGGGACGTGCCCGGCTCCACCATGGTCGTCGCGATGGCCCGCAACGGCACGGACTTCGGCGTCCAGGTCTCCGGGCTGGGTGACCGCTGGTTCACCGGCCCGGCGGGCGTGCCGGACGGTCTCTACCTCGGCGCGTACGGCCCCGCGGACGCCAACCCCGACATCGGCGACTCCACGATCACCGAGACGGCGGGGCTGGGGGGCTTCGCGATGGCCGCGGCCCCGGCGATCGTCAGGTTCGTCGGCGGCGACGTGTCCGACGCGATGGCGGCGACCCGGTCCATGTACGAGATCACCCTCGCCGAGCATCCCGCCTACCAGATTCCGGCCCTCGACTTCCGGGGCACACCGGTCGGCGTCGACGTCACGCTGGTCGCCAGGACGGGCCTGCTGCCCACCGTGAACACCGGTATCGCGGGCCGGGTCGCGGGCACGGGACAGGTCGGCGCGGGTCTGGTGAGCCCACCCGCCTCGGCCTTCACCGCCGCCCTGACGGCGCTGGCCGAGGCGGCCGATCCCGGCGGCGGATCGGTTAAGTAA
- a CDS encoding DUF2877 domain-containing protein, whose protein sequence is MTVATRPGGRRAHARTDATGAASTALRRMLESPRRPARVLAAFPSGIYLEVRTELEPHVVALVTESATRLPNSMVVTGTMPQVAVGDEAHVGDGSIEVGRLSLRARRWWNPAPVLGPVDPVRLAAALPAMTELCDRSARRPGLEGNGAADLLSEGCAQASLVRGVMAAEQLVGLGPGLTPSGDDMLAGLLVALRHLGAAAGVPRAVWLAGWLAAAVTFDARGRTTPISATLLHCAARGEASGEVLAVLRGLAGRQALDPALHRLLRLGHTSGADLAWGLRIGLAAVVSLGGGAG, encoded by the coding sequence GTGACCGTTGCGACACGCCCGGGGGGCCGGCGGGCCCACGCGCGGACGGACGCGACCGGCGCGGCCAGCACGGCTCTGCGCCGGATGCTGGAGTCGCCCCGCCGCCCCGCGCGGGTGCTGGCGGCCTTCCCGTCCGGGATCTACCTGGAGGTCCGCACCGAGCTGGAACCGCACGTGGTCGCGCTGGTGACGGAGAGCGCCACCAGGCTGCCCAACTCGATGGTGGTCACCGGCACGATGCCGCAGGTCGCCGTCGGGGACGAGGCGCATGTGGGCGACGGCTCGATCGAGGTCGGACGGCTCAGCCTGCGGGCGCGCCGCTGGTGGAATCCGGCCCCGGTGCTCGGCCCGGTGGATCCGGTACGGCTGGCGGCCGCGCTGCCCGCGATGACGGAACTGTGCGACCGGTCGGCGCGGCGTCCGGGGCTGGAGGGCAACGGTGCCGCCGACCTGCTGTCCGAAGGCTGCGCGCAGGCGTCCCTGGTACGGGGCGTCATGGCCGCCGAGCAGCTCGTCGGGCTGGGCCCGGGGCTCACTCCCAGCGGTGACGACATGCTCGCCGGGCTGCTGGTGGCGCTGCGGCACCTGGGCGCGGCGGCGGGGGTGCCCCGTGCCGTCTGGCTGGCCGGCTGGCTGGCCGCCGCGGTCACCTTCGACGCCCGTGGCAGGACCACTCCCATCTCCGCGACGCTGCTGCACTGCGCGGCCCGGGGCGAGGCCAGCGGCGAGGTGCTGGCCGTACTGCGGGGGCTGGCGGGGCGACAGGCGCTGGATCCGGCGCTGCACCGGCTGCTCCGGCTCGGCCACACGTCGGGAGCGGATCTGGCCTGGGGGTTGCGCATCGGCCTCGCCGCCGTCGTCAGTCTGGGGGGCGGGGCGGGGTGA
- a CDS encoding FdrA family protein codes for MSADLVRIRTGVYHDSVSLMKVSQAVTALAGVEVAVVAMATELNREMAAELGFDLPEADPADLLVALRAGDPGTLEAADAELDRLLAALTGASAEVAAAAAHPPRTVRAAARGRACTLALVSVPGPYAFAEAMDAIEAGLSVMIFSDNVPVEQEVLLKRRAGELDVLVMGPDCGTSVIGGVGLGFANVLRPGPVGMVAASGTGAQQVSCLLDLAGVGVSHVLGVGGRDLSKEVGGRSTLRALQALDADPATELIVLISKPPAPEVAHAVREAVAALETPVVTALLGTGSGDLTTAAETALRALGVPVPAWRSWPAPATPGAHGRTGTLRGLYSGGTLCAEARLVAGAGEFTDFGDDAYTRGRAHPMIDPTLRLEALAEVPAGDVALLDVVLGHGADPGPAARLAPAVAAAVGRGVPVVVALVGSAGDPQRPDVQAEALRAAGAAVFASNAQAAGHASGLLASPR; via the coding sequence GTGAGCGCTGATCTGGTGCGGATACGCACGGGGGTGTACCACGACTCGGTGAGCCTGATGAAGGTCAGCCAGGCGGTCACCGCCCTTGCGGGGGTGGAGGTCGCGGTGGTGGCGATGGCCACGGAGCTCAATCGCGAGATGGCCGCCGAGCTGGGCTTCGACCTCCCCGAGGCGGACCCGGCCGACCTGCTGGTCGCCCTGCGGGCCGGCGACCCGGGCACGCTGGAGGCGGCCGACGCCGAGCTGGACCGGCTCCTGGCCGCTCTCACCGGCGCTTCGGCGGAGGTGGCGGCGGCTGCCGCGCACCCGCCGCGCACCGTGCGCGCCGCCGCGCGCGGCCGGGCCTGCACGCTGGCCCTGGTCTCGGTGCCGGGACCGTACGCGTTCGCCGAGGCGATGGACGCGATCGAGGCCGGCCTCTCTGTGATGATCTTCAGTGACAACGTGCCGGTCGAGCAGGAGGTTCTGCTCAAAAGGCGTGCCGGTGAGCTGGACGTGCTGGTCATGGGGCCTGACTGCGGCACCTCGGTGATCGGCGGGGTGGGTCTGGGCTTCGCGAACGTGCTCCGGCCCGGCCCTGTCGGGATGGTGGCCGCCTCGGGGACCGGCGCCCAGCAGGTGAGCTGCCTGCTGGACCTGGCGGGCGTGGGGGTCAGCCACGTGCTGGGCGTGGGAGGCAGAGACCTGTCGAAGGAGGTGGGCGGGCGCTCCACGCTCCGCGCGCTCCAGGCCCTCGACGCCGATCCGGCGACCGAACTGATCGTTCTGATCTCCAAACCGCCCGCTCCCGAGGTCGCGCACGCCGTGCGGGAGGCCGTCGCCGCGCTGGAGACCCCCGTGGTGACCGCGCTGCTCGGCACCGGCTCCGGCGACCTGACCACGGCGGCCGAGACCGCCCTGCGCGCGCTCGGGGTGCCGGTGCCCGCATGGCGGTCGTGGCCGGCGCCCGCGACGCCCGGAGCGCACGGGCGCACGGGGACGCTGCGAGGCCTGTACTCGGGCGGGACGCTGTGCGCCGAGGCCCGGCTGGTCGCCGGGGCCGGGGAGTTCACCGACTTCGGCGACGACGCCTACACCCGTGGCCGGGCCCATCCGATGATCGACCCCACGCTCCGCCTGGAGGCGCTGGCCGAGGTGCCGGCCGGCGACGTCGCCCTGCTCGACGTGGTTCTCGGGCACGGCGCCGACCCCGGCCCCGCGGCGCGGCTCGCTCCCGCGGTGGCCGCGGCGGTCGGCAGGGGCGTGCCGGTGGTCGTCGCGCTGGTCGGCTCCGCGGGCGACCCCCAGAGGCCGGACGTCCAGGCCGAGGCGCTGCGCGCGGCGGGGGCCGCGGTGTTCGCCTCCAACGCCCAGGCCGCCGGGCACGCGTCCGGTCTGCTCGCGAGCCCCCGTTGA
- a CDS encoding serine/threonine-protein kinase, translating into MTDRLLGKAPMGPEHESVGATTPTVQGRLVGRRYRLMSPVGRGGMGMVWHAHDVLLDRDVAVKELILPYGLDHAGKQVAHRRMLREARSAARLSHPGIVTVHDVVEEDGRPWIVMELVRAWSLEQAVRRSGPLPVAQAAEIGVRVLDALRHAHAAGVLHRDVKPGNVLLTSDRVVLTDFGIAAIEGDVAITQTGPLMGSPAYIPPERLSGRPITYAADLWSFGATLYAAVEGRPPYEGPDAVAVLGAILTQEPIRPQRAGALVAVIEGLLRKDPADRMTAAQASDLLDRVLRSHGSTPPDRGADPPLSPAAFPGGSTPMHLMPPLDPASGPMPSRIIETPSGPVRVPYDAPGGYATPRDALSGPSGAHRTGLPSIPGRPPAEAVDPPGTPDGFPTGNQRGYEALRSPSADLGRPSTPDPLTGSTGEAQSVPPQGSSGAARWPAASADGPATRDATQDPRSATAPSRLEGRRSSRRRARGGGTWMRKGRPTPLLLLLAGGAVVLAVLAALLILLPGGGPDTAGSPDPSPAIPTAATLADQAPQTPGEVPEGFRTLSGAGVSGAVAKGWAVKTEKDGPVTFAGPKDGGRSIVVTKVPVADPVTALSRASKKGLDEYIEVGVAPVRYGRWKAADWEYTYVRPGSVVPMHGLTRYVALDGQSAYQITFAMQDLDWEKSNPLRQTFLDTFTQVG; encoded by the coding sequence ATGACCGATCGCTTGCTCGGTAAGGCCCCGATGGGACCGGAGCACGAGAGCGTCGGCGCGACCACGCCGACGGTGCAGGGCAGGCTGGTGGGCCGGCGATACCGCCTGATGTCACCGGTCGGCCGGGGCGGCATGGGCATGGTGTGGCACGCGCACGACGTCCTGCTCGACCGGGACGTCGCGGTCAAGGAGCTGATCCTTCCCTACGGGCTGGACCACGCGGGCAAGCAGGTGGCACACCGTCGCATGCTGCGCGAGGCCCGCTCGGCGGCGCGGCTCAGCCACCCCGGGATCGTCACCGTCCACGACGTCGTCGAGGAGGACGGCCGTCCCTGGATCGTGATGGAGCTGGTCCGCGCCTGGTCCCTGGAGCAGGCCGTACGGCGGAGCGGGCCACTGCCCGTCGCGCAGGCCGCCGAGATCGGCGTCCGGGTGCTCGACGCGCTCCGCCACGCCCACGCCGCCGGGGTCCTGCACCGCGACGTCAAACCCGGCAACGTGCTGCTCACCTCCGACCGGGTGGTGCTCACCGACTTCGGCATCGCCGCGATAGAGGGTGACGTCGCGATCACCCAGACCGGCCCGCTGATGGGTTCTCCCGCCTACATCCCGCCGGAGCGGCTGTCCGGCCGGCCGATCACATACGCCGCCGACCTGTGGTCCTTCGGCGCCACGCTGTACGCGGCCGTCGAGGGCCGCCCTCCCTACGAGGGCCCCGACGCGGTGGCCGTGCTGGGCGCGATCCTCACCCAGGAGCCCATCCGGCCGCAGCGGGCCGGGGCGCTGGTCGCCGTCATCGAGGGCCTGCTCCGCAAGGACCCCGCCGACCGGATGACCGCCGCCCAGGCGTCGGACCTGCTGGACCGGGTGCTGCGCAGCCACGGTTCCACTCCCCCGGACCGCGGGGCCGACCCGCCGCTCTCCCCGGCGGCGTTCCCCGGCGGCTCCACGCCGATGCACCTCATGCCGCCGCTGGACCCAGCCTCCGGGCCGATGCCCTCGCGGATCATCGAAACCCCTTCCGGTCCGGTACGGGTGCCCTACGACGCGCCGGGCGGTTACGCGACCCCGCGCGACGCGCTGTCCGGCCCCTCCGGGGCGCACCGCACCGGCCTGCCCTCCATCCCGGGACGGCCCCCGGCCGAGGCCGTCGATCCGCCGGGCACGCCGGACGGCTTCCCCACCGGCAACCAGCGCGGTTACGAGGCACTGCGCAGTCCGTCGGCCGACCTCGGACGTCCCTCGACACCCGATCCGCTGACCGGTTCCACCGGCGAGGCCCAGAGCGTTCCACCGCAGGGCTCCTCCGGAGCCGCGCGGTGGCCCGCCGCGTCCGCGGACGGCCCGGCCACCCGCGATGCCACGCAGGACCCCCGGTCCGCGACGGCGCCCAGCCGGCTGGAGGGGCGCAGGAGTTCCCGCCGGCGGGCGAGGGGCGGCGGCACCTGGATGCGCAAGGGCCGGCCGACCCCGCTCCTGCTGCTGCTGGCCGGCGGAGCCGTGGTGCTGGCCGTGCTGGCCGCGCTGCTCATCCTGCTCCCCGGCGGCGGCCCGGACACGGCGGGGTCCCCGGACCCGTCTCCGGCGATCCCCACGGCCGCCACACTGGCCGATCAGGCGCCGCAGACACCCGGTGAGGTCCCGGAGGGGTTCAGGACGCTGAGCGGGGCAGGCGTCTCCGGCGCGGTGGCCAAGGGCTGGGCGGTGAAGACGGAGAAAGACGGGCCGGTCACCTTCGCGGGCCCGAAGGACGGCGGGCGGAGCATCGTCGTCACCAAGGTCCCGGTCGCCGATCCGGTGACCGCGCTCAGCCGGGCGAGCAAGAAGGGACTGGACGAATACATCGAGGTCGGGGTGGCGCCGGTCCGGTACGGCAGGTGGAAGGCCGCCGACTGGGAGTACACCTACGTCCGGCCCGGGAGCGTCGTCCCCATGCACGGGCTGACCCGCTACGTCGCGCTCGACGGCCAGAGCGCCTACCAGATCACGTTCGCGATGCAGGACCTGGACTGGGAGAAGAGCAACCCGCTCCGGCAGACCTTCCTCGACACCTTCACCCAGGTCGGCTGA
- a CDS encoding FAD-binding protein → MVTDQLRDGYDVVVFGGGAAGLSGALMLARARRPVVVIDAGAQGRLSVSHAPVIVTMTATTVPSAP, encoded by the coding sequence ATGGTGACCGATCAGCTGAGGGACGGCTATGACGTGGTGGTGTTCGGCGGTGGCGCTGCGGGGTTGAGCGGGGCGCTGATGCTGGCTCGGGCACGGCGGCCGGTGGTGGTGATCGATGCGGGCGCTCAGGGGCGTCTCAGCGTCAGCCACGCGCCGGTGATCGTCACCATGACGGCCACCACCGTGCCGAGCGCGCCGTAG
- a CDS encoding MFS transporter — protein sequence MAAVQRRTLAVLSLAQITSGAGVAVGLALGSLVVGKLSGSVAISGLAGTASVLGAALLALPTARASGRGGRRRGLTLAYGSALLGCLTVVIAITVGSWPLLLAGLVLFGGASAGNLASRYSATDLSAPGHSARHLSWVVWAVTIGSVAGPNLVEPADHLARRAGLAPDVGPFVFSLLAFAIALGIIAAGLRPDPLLLARSVAPATSAASMTPAARTRGTLRTAWQVLRATPAASQALVAIAVSHTAMVSVMSMTPIHLNHNGATYSVIGIVISMHIAGMYALSPVVGWLADRIGRIRMLVLGMALLLAAAVLAGTAGPHGVVQVSVALALLGVGWSCGLISGSAMLSEAVSLEHRPAVQGLSDLLMNACGATGTVVAGAIVSTLSYGALGTVVAVMVTITGAWLTLRRP from the coding sequence GTGGCCGCCGTTCAGCGGCGGACACTCGCCGTCCTGTCCCTCGCCCAGATCACCAGCGGGGCCGGGGTCGCCGTGGGACTCGCCCTCGGTTCGCTGGTGGTCGGCAAGCTCTCCGGCTCTGTGGCGATCAGCGGACTGGCCGGAACCGCGAGCGTGCTCGGCGCCGCGCTGCTGGCGCTGCCCACCGCCAGGGCCTCCGGCCGGGGCGGGCGCCGGAGGGGGCTGACCCTGGCCTACGGCTCGGCCCTGCTCGGCTGTCTGACCGTGGTGATCGCCATCACGGTGGGCTCATGGCCGCTGCTCCTCGCCGGACTGGTGCTCTTCGGCGGCGCGAGCGCCGGAAACCTGGCCTCCCGTTACTCGGCGACCGACCTGTCCGCCCCGGGGCATTCGGCACGGCACCTGTCATGGGTGGTGTGGGCCGTCACGATCGGCTCGGTCGCCGGTCCGAACCTCGTGGAGCCGGCCGACCATCTCGCCCGCCGGGCCGGCCTCGCCCCGGACGTCGGCCCGTTCGTGTTCTCCCTACTGGCCTTCGCGATCGCACTGGGCATCATCGCGGCCGGGCTACGCCCCGACCCGCTGCTGCTGGCCCGCTCGGTCGCACCCGCCACGTCCGCGGCCTCCATGACACCGGCGGCACGGACCAGGGGCACACTGCGCACCGCCTGGCAGGTCCTGCGCGCGACACCGGCCGCGTCGCAGGCGCTGGTCGCGATCGCGGTCAGCCACACCGCGATGGTGTCGGTCATGTCCATGACGCCGATCCACCTCAACCACAACGGCGCCACCTATTCGGTCATCGGCATCGTGATCAGCATGCACATCGCGGGCATGTACGCCCTCTCACCGGTGGTCGGCTGGCTGGCCGACCGGATCGGCCGGATCCGGATGCTGGTGCTCGGCATGGCCCTGCTGCTCGCGGCCGCCGTCCTCGCCGGTACGGCGGGGCCGCACGGTGTCGTGCAGGTGTCGGTCGCCCTGGCCCTGCTGGGCGTCGGCTGGTCCTGCGGCCTGATCTCCGGCTCGGCGATGCTCAGCGAGGCCGTGTCGCTGGAGCACCGCCCCGCCGTACAGGGCCTGTCGGACCTCCTGATGAACGCCTGCGGCGCGACCGGCACGGTGGTGGCGGGAGCGATCGTGAGCACCCTGTCCTACGGCGCGCTCGGCACGGTGGTGGCCGTCATGGTGACGATCACCGGCGCGTGGCTGACGCTGAGACGCCCCTGA
- a CDS encoding uracil-xanthine permease family protein → MVAGWTKHGDGRHLAPGEVVRPDERLSWPRMAGFGAQHVIAMFGATFVFPLVMGLSPNLAIMFSGIATIMFLLIVKGKIPSYLGTSASFVGGVVSIRAIFGGDTPAVDAIVTGAILVVGLVLALVGVAIHYLGVQVINRVFPPVVTGAVVMLIGFGLAYVVADVYWPQDQWIALITMVVTFLIIALFKGFIGRIGILLGLVIGFALSWAADRVFGNITAYNAATGAVDTHPRVSFAGVAQADWIGLPDMHAPDIRFSAVLLVLPALIALVAENVGHVKAVGEMTGTDVDPYLGRAIIGDGAATAVASAFGGSPTTTYAENIGVMAATRVYSTAAYYIAAVIAILFGLCPKFGALVAATPGGVLGGITVILYGMIGLLGAKIWIENRVDFSNPINMIPIGAGIILAIGPVRHMVGPKFPLEGIAFGTIVVVGGYHLLRALSGRTGTAELPVPDGGPGARDGHEKETSG, encoded by the coding sequence ATGGTTGCAGGTTGGACCAAGCACGGCGACGGAAGGCACCTGGCCCCCGGAGAGGTGGTCAGACCGGACGAGCGGCTGTCGTGGCCACGCATGGCCGGCTTCGGCGCGCAGCACGTCATCGCCATGTTCGGTGCGACGTTCGTCTTCCCGCTGGTCATGGGGCTGAGTCCCAACCTCGCCATCATGTTCTCCGGCATCGCGACGATCATGTTCCTGCTCATCGTGAAAGGGAAGATCCCCAGCTACCTCGGGACGAGCGCCTCGTTCGTGGGCGGCGTGGTGTCCATCCGGGCGATCTTCGGCGGTGACACGCCCGCGGTCGACGCGATCGTCACCGGGGCGATCCTCGTGGTCGGCCTGGTGCTCGCCCTGGTGGGCGTGGCGATCCACTACCTCGGGGTGCAGGTCATCAACCGGGTGTTCCCGCCCGTCGTCACCGGCGCGGTCGTCATGCTGATCGGGTTCGGTCTGGCCTACGTGGTCGCCGACGTCTACTGGCCGCAGGACCAGTGGATCGCCCTGATCACCATGGTCGTCACCTTCCTGATCATCGCGCTGTTCAAGGGGTTCATCGGCCGGATCGGCATCCTGCTGGGGCTGGTCATCGGCTTCGCCCTCTCCTGGGCGGCCGACAGGGTCTTCGGGAACATCACCGCCTACAACGCCGCGACCGGTGCGGTCGACACGCATCCGCGGGTGAGCTTCGCCGGCGTGGCACAGGCGGACTGGATCGGCCTGCCCGACATGCACGCGCCCGACATCAGGTTCTCCGCCGTCCTGCTGGTGCTCCCGGCCCTGATCGCGCTGGTCGCGGAGAACGTGGGCCATGTCAAGGCGGTCGGCGAGATGACCGGCACCGACGTGGACCCCTACCTGGGCCGGGCGATCATCGGCGACGGTGCCGCCACCGCGGTCGCCAGCGCCTTCGGCGGCTCCCCGACCACCACCTACGCCGAGAACATCGGGGTCATGGCCGCCACGAGGGTCTACTCCACGGCCGCCTACTACATCGCGGCCGTCATCGCGATCCTCTTCGGCCTGTGCCCCAAGTTCGGCGCGCTGGTCGCGGCCACCCCCGGTGGTGTGCTCGGCGGCATCACGGTGATCCTCTACGGCATGATCGGCCTGCTCGGCGCGAAGATCTGGATCGAGAACCGGGTCGACTTCTCCAACCCGATCAACATGATCCCGATCGGGGCGGGCATCATCCTGGCCATCGGGCCGGTCAGGCACATGGTCGGCCCGAAATTCCCGCTGGAGGGCATCGCGTTCGGCACCATCGTGGTGGTGGGCGGCTACCACCTGCTCAGGGCGCTGTCCGGCCGGACCGGGACCGCGGAGCTCCCCGTGCCCGACGGCGGACCCGGCGCCAGGGACGGGCACGAGAAAGAGACGTCCGGGTGA
- a CDS encoding RNA-binding S4 domain-containing protein — protein MNETFELETDYIPLCDLLKYCAVTDTGGQAKHFIAEGNVMVDGEVELRKTCKIRAGQVVAGDGFEIRVVATRA, from the coding sequence GTGAACGAGACCTTTGAGCTGGAGACCGACTACATCCCGCTGTGCGACCTGCTGAAGTACTGCGCCGTCACCGACACCGGCGGTCAGGCCAAGCACTTCATCGCGGAGGGGAACGTCATGGTGGACGGCGAGGTCGAGCTCCGCAAGACCTGCAAGATCCGCGCCGGGCAGGTCGTCGCCGGCGACGGTTTCGAGATCCGCGTCGTCGCCACCCGGGCCTGA
- a CDS encoding PucR family transcriptional regulator, translating to MEPPVRLASTGTIIHGVAVSEVLGVSTLAGARLLAGERGLGRIVQRLNVMEVPDVLAWVKPHELLLTTGYPLRNTPQSLDRLVADLDERGLAALAIKLGRYVERLPEEMVQQADRLGFPLIQLPDDVGFDDILNQVLTDILNRQAAVLARAEEAHRALVQVVLAGGGLREVTAEVAGLLDVAVAVLDGAGQMLASAGPADHLAALRGAADGHHTSVPVVAGGHHHGRIVARGPVGPVADSDVGILERAATVAALVVTRQEAVNAVESKYRADFLRDVLTGRAGGVERVASRARAFGWDLERPVTVLVAELDPERDERVAQDRLVASWTAAMRRHDPRGAVAGFSHEVVTVVDAAVDTVRLAKDAATAFAEGLSATFSTGASRTAAGADALPEAYGQAVKAARVGRQLHGPAAVAHFDQLGVYRLLSLVNDTAELHAFVREALGPLAADDDAENADLRRTLQVLLDTNLNVAETARRLHFHYNTLRYRIGKLERMLGNFTEDAHLRLNLTLALHVLRMRGI from the coding sequence ATGGAACCTCCCGTGCGTCTGGCAAGCACCGGCACGATCATCCACGGAGTCGCCGTCAGCGAGGTCCTCGGCGTCTCGACCCTCGCGGGGGCCCGGCTGCTGGCGGGGGAGCGGGGCCTGGGCCGGATCGTTCAGCGGCTCAACGTCATGGAGGTTCCCGACGTCCTCGCCTGGGTGAAGCCGCACGAGCTGCTGCTCACCACCGGCTACCCGCTGCGCAACACCCCCCAGTCGCTCGACCGGCTGGTGGCCGACCTGGACGAGCGCGGCCTGGCCGCGCTGGCCATCAAGCTCGGCCGTTACGTGGAGCGGCTCCCCGAGGAGATGGTGCAACAGGCCGACCGGCTGGGCTTCCCGCTGATCCAGCTCCCCGACGACGTCGGTTTCGACGACATCCTCAACCAGGTGCTCACCGACATCCTCAACCGGCAGGCCGCCGTGCTGGCCAGGGCCGAGGAGGCGCACCGGGCGCTGGTCCAGGTCGTGCTGGCCGGGGGCGGGCTCCGCGAGGTGACGGCCGAGGTGGCCGGACTGCTCGACGTGGCCGTGGCGGTGCTGGACGGGGCCGGCCAGATGCTGGCCTCCGCCGGGCCCGCCGACCACCTGGCGGCACTGCGCGGGGCCGCCGACGGGCATCACACCTCGGTCCCCGTCGTCGCGGGCGGCCACCACCACGGCCGGATCGTCGCCCGCGGCCCCGTCGGACCGGTCGCCGACAGCGACGTCGGAATCCTGGAACGTGCCGCCACCGTCGCCGCGCTCGTGGTGACCCGGCAGGAGGCCGTCAACGCGGTCGAGAGCAAATACCGCGCCGACTTCCTGCGCGACGTGCTCACCGGCCGGGCCGGCGGCGTCGAGCGGGTCGCCTCGCGGGCCAGGGCCTTCGGCTGGGATCTGGAGCGTCCGGTCACCGTGCTGGTGGCCGAACTCGACCCCGAGAGGGACGAGCGCGTCGCCCAGGACCGCCTGGTCGCCTCCTGGACCGCCGCGATGCGCCGTCACGACCCGCGCGGCGCGGTGGCCGGCTTCTCCCACGAGGTCGTCACCGTCGTGGACGCGGCCGTCGACACCGTCCGCCTGGCCAAGGACGCCGCCACGGCCTTCGCCGAGGGACTGTCCGCCACCTTCTCCACCGGTGCCAGCCGTACCGCCGCCGGAGCCGACGCCCTCCCCGAGGCGTACGGCCAGGCGGTGAAGGCGGCCAGGGTCGGCCGCCAGCTCCACGGCCCGGCCGCGGTCGCCCACTTCGACCAGCTCGGCGTCTACCGGCTGCTGTCCCTGGTCAACGACACCGCCGAGCTGCACGCCTTCGTCCGCGAGGCCCTCGGCCCGCTGGCCGCCGACGACGACGCCGAGAACGCCGACCTCCGCCGGACCCTGCAGGTGCTGCTCGACACCAACCTCAACGTCGCCGAGACGGCCCGCCGGCTGCACTTCCACTACAACACGCTGCGCTACCGCATCGGCAAGCTGGAGCGGATGCTCGGCAACTTCACCGAGGACGCCCACCTGCGCCTGAACCTCACCCTCGCGCTGCACGTCCTGCGGATGCGCGGCATCTAA